From one Lotus japonicus ecotype B-129 chromosome 3, LjGifu_v1.2 genomic stretch:
- the LOC130748113 gene encoding uncharacterized protein LOC130748113: MANDDAGAMTTRTSIMEWKQMHPLHQIAETPTHKLLLKQWLKEEELIHGRIALKETQIDSIRKEITMLYIFFFLFHSTTLMLLFNNSSSSTTSRACHRSWVPSLCSLLFSLGSIWAVRYKSDVEAHMEKMLRREKEDKGMLGKCVEELKKKGLEFDLLKEVDALRRAKSLKVVEVKEVRKWSSRDFVSLFFFSMACLSLAVTRVILCS, encoded by the coding sequence ATGGCCAACGACGACGCCGGCGCGATGACGACGAGAACATCGATCATGGAGTGGAAGCAGATGCACCCACTCCACCAAATCGCAGAAACCCCCACCCACAAGCTCCTCCTCAAGCAATGGCtaaaggaagaagaattaaTCCATGGCCGCATCGCGCTGAAAGAAACGCAGATCGATTCGATCCGCAAAGAGATCACCATGCtctacatcttcttcttcctctttcactCCACAACCCTTATGCTACTCTTCAACAATTCATCTTCCTCAACGACTTCAAGGGCGTGTCACAGGTCTTGGGTCCCGTCGCTGTGCTCGCTGCTGTTCTCGCTGGGTTCGATTTGGGCGGTGCGGTACAAGAGCGACGTGGAGGCTCACATGGAGAAGATGCTGAGGAGGGAGAAGGAGGATAAGGGGATGTTGGGGAAGTGTGTGGaggaattgaagaagaaagggTTGGAGTTTGATTTGTTGAAGGAGGTTGATGCTTTGAGGAGGGCTAAGAGTTTGAAGGTTGTTGAGGTCAAAGAGGTTAGGAAATGGTCTTCTAGGGattttgtttctctgttctTCTTCTCCATGGCTTGTTTGTCACTTGCTGTTACAAGGGTCATCTTGTGCAGTTAG
- the LOC130749058 gene encoding blue copper protein 1a-like, translating to MGSARIAFFAMSMILVSSVAMATDHIVGDDKGWTVNFNYTQWAQDKVFRVGDNLVFNYDNAKHNVFKVSGASFKDCTIPPANEALTTGKDVIPLTTEGRKWYICGKADHCIARQMKFVINVEAQAAPAPSAAHSMVSSVLGVIMSAMVVITAFFA from the exons ATGGGTTCTGCTCGCATAGCCTTCTTTGCCATGTCAATGATTCTGGTTTCCTCAGTTGCCATGGCTACTGATCATATTGTGGGTGATGACAAGGGCTGGACTGTTAACTTTAACTACACTCAGTGGGCTCAGGACAAGGTTTTCCGTGTGGGTGACAACCTTG TGTTCAATTATGACAATGCGAAGCACAATGTGTTCAAAGTGAGCGGTGCATCTTTCAAGGATTGCACCATACCACCAGCAAATGAAGCACTCACCACTGGAAAGGACGTCATTCCATTAACAACTGAAGGGAGGAAATGGTATATTTGTGGCAAGGCTGATCACTGCATTGCTCGTCAAATGAAGTTTGTGATCAATGTTGAAGCACAAGCTGCACCTGCTCCTTCTGCTGCTCACTCTATGGTGTCATCTGTCCTTGGGGTCATCATGTCAGCCATGGTTGTCATCACAGCTTTCTTTGCATGA
- the LOC130749160 gene encoding protein EPIDERMAL PATTERNING FACTOR 2-like: MMIFSSKAYKVFLLVSFSMVLSTSWSLEVIPNHVKLNNLQEEKAATNEEGEKKDMGMQLYRTGSTLPDCSHACGSCFPCKRVIVSYKCLIAESCPEVYRCMCKGKYYHVPSN; the protein is encoded by the exons ATGATGATTTTCTCCTCAAAGGCTTACAAGGTTTTCCTGCTTGTGTCTTTCTCCATGGTACTCTCTACTAGTTGGAGCCTTGAGGTGATCCCGAATCATG TTAAGTTGAACAACTTGCAAGAAGAGAAAGCTGCCACTAACGAG GaaggagaaaagaaagacaTGGGAATGCAGCTCTACCGAACAGGTTCTACATTGCCGGATTGTTCACACGCGTGTGGATCATGCTTTCCCTGCAAGAGGGTGATAGTGAGCTACAAGTGCTTGATTGCAGAGTCATGCCCTGAAGTTTACAGGTGCATGTGTAAAGGGAAATACTACCATGTACCTTCCAATTGA
- the LOC130745218 gene encoding probable LRR receptor-like serine/threonine-protein kinase At1g56140, which yields MQRCCLPQIFTLALVAALCVNVAQAQDGNATTDPSEARVLNSIFSKWSISANQDQWNISGELCSGNAIDSSTKIDDTAYNPFIKCDCSYDNKTTCHITALKVYAVDVVGEIPEELWTLTYLTNLNLGQNYLTGSLPPAIGNLTRMQYMTFGINALSGELPKELGNLADLRLFACGSNNLSGSFPSELGDLVKLEQIYADSSGISGPIPPSFAKLKNMQQFAASDTELTGNIPDFIGNWSKLQTLRFQGNSFEGRIPSSFSNLTSLTELRISGLSNGSSSLEFLRNMKSLTILDLRNNNISGSIPSTIGELRNLTQLDLSFNNISGQIPGSIFNLSSLSYLFLGNNKLNGTVPTQKSSSLRNIDLSYNDLAGSFPSWVNEQNLQLNLVANNFTIENSNSSGLPTGLNCLQKNFPCNSGAGRYSDFAIKCGGPQITSVDGTVYQMDNDTLGPAKYFVTDTDRWAVSNVGLFTGSNNPLYKSFVSNQFTGTLDSELFQTARLSASSLRYYGMGLENGFYNVTLQFAETAILDSTTSTWKSLGRRVFDIYIQGTRVLKDFDIQKEAGGVSYRAVLKQFRSEVKENYLEIHLFWAGKGTCCIPGQGTYGPLIQAISAIPDFIPTVSNKPPSSGNSKTGLIVGIVVGVGVVSFLSVFAVFYFIQRRKRLLDDEDLLGMDTKPYTFSYSELKNATNDFNIDNKLGEGGFGPVYKGILNDGTVIAVKQLSLGSHQGKSQFIAEIATISAVQHRNLVKLYGCCIEGSKRLLVYEYLENKSLDQALFGKALSLNWSTRYDICLGVARGLTYLHEESRLRIVHRDVKASNILLDHELVPKLSDFGLAKLYDDKKTHISTRVAGTIGYLAPEYAMRGHLTEKADVFSFGVMALELVSGRPNSDASLEGEKMYLLEWAWKLHENNNVTDLVDPGLSEFNKEEARRVVGIALLCTQTSPTLRPSMSRVVAMLSGDIEVSAVTSRPGYLTDWKFDDVSSFMTDIATKGTDASYYNSTASTSVVGGAGFSPIDPSTSMLHDLNEGR from the exons ATGCAACGGTGTTGTCTACCACAgattttcactctcgcacttgTTGCTGCTCTTTGTGTTAACGTTGCACAAGCTCAAGATGGAAACGCTACTACAGATCCTTCAGAAG CAAGAGTTTTGAATTCAATCTTCAGCAAATGGAGCATTTCAGCAAACCAAGATCAGTGGAATATAAGCGGTGAACTATGCAGTGGAAATGCCATTGATAGCTCCACCAAAATCGATGACACCGCTTACAACCCCTTCATCAAATGCGATTGTTCCTACGACAACAAAACCACTTGCCACATAACAGCACT GAAAGTTTATGCAGTGGACGTGGTTGGAGAAATTCCTGAAGAGCTATGGACTCTTACTTACCTCACCAATTT GAATCTTGGCCAGAATTACTTGACAGGTTCTCTACCTCCAGCTATTGGAAATCTGACTCGCATGCAATACAT GACCTTTGGCATCAATGCTTTATCAGGGGAGCTTCCCAAGGAATTGGGAAATCTTGCAGACTTAAGATTATT CGCTTGTGGATCAAACAACTTATCAGGATCTTTTCCATCTGAACTGGGGGATCTGGTAAAATTAGAACAAAT CTACGCTGATAGTTCAGGAATTAGTGGTCCAATTCCTCCCTCATTTGCAAAGCTTAAAAATATGCAGCAATT TGCGGCTTCAGACACGGAACTCACAGGCAATATACCTGACTTCATAGGGAATTGGTCTAAGCTTCAAACCTT GAGGTTTCAGGGTAATTCTTTTGAAGGTCGAATACCGTCATCATTTTCCAATTTGACTTCTTTAACAGAGTT GAGAATAAGTGGTTTATCTAATGGGAGCTCCTCACTGGAATTCTTACGGAATATGAAGTCTTTAACTATCTT AGATCTGAGGAATAACAATATTTCTGGTTCAATTCCATCCACCATTGGTGAATTACGAAATTTGACCCAGCT GGATCTAAGCTTCAATAACATATCAGGACAAATTCCTGGATCAATTTTCAACTTGAGTTCGCTCTCTTACTT GTTTCTTGGAAATAACAAACTTAATGGCACAGTCCCTACGCAGAAAAGCTCATCTCTTCGCAATAT AGACTTGTCATACAATGACCTAGCAGGGAGCTTCCCCTCTTGGGTAAACGAACAAAATTTACAGCT GAACTTAGTGGCAAACAACTTCAcaattgaaaattcaaataGCAG CGGTTTGCCTACTGGGCTTAACTGTCTCCAGAAAAATTTTCCTTGCAATAGTGGTGCCGGAAGAT ATTCCGATTTCGCCATCAAGTGTGGTGGTCCCCAAATTACATCCGTAGATGGAACTGTGTATCAAATGGATAATGATACACTTGGTCCTGCTAAATATTTTGTTACTGATACAGATAGATGGGCCGTTAGTAATGTTGGGTTATTTACTGGGAGCAATAATCCTCTATACAAAAGTTTTGTGTCTAATCAGTTCACCGGTACTTTGGACTCAGAGCTCTTCCAAACTGCTCGGCTCTCTGCATCATCACTAAGATATTATGGCATGGGGCTGGAAAATGGATTTTACAATGTCACCCTCCAATTTGCAGAAACAGCTATTCTGGATTCTACCACGTCCACATGGAAAAGCCTTGGGAGACGAGTTTTTGATATTTATATCCAG GGTACTCGTGTTTTGAAGGATTTTGACATACAAAAGGAAGCTGGGGGCGTCTCGTACAGAGCTGTCCTCAAGCAATTCAGGTCTGAAGTGAAAGAAAACTATCTTGAGATCCATCTCTTTTGGGCTGGAAAAGGGACTTGCTGCATACCTGGTCAAGGTACATATGGGCCCTTGATTCAAGCCATCAGTGCTATCCCAG ATTTCATCCCAACTGTCAGTAACAAACCTCCAAGCAGTGGAAATAGTAAAACTGGTCTAATCGTTGGTATTGTTGTGGGTGTTGGAGTTGTAAGCTTTCTGTCAGTTTTTGctgttttctatttcattcaGAGAAGAAAGCGCCTTCTTGATGATGAAg atcttttaGGTATGGATACAAAGCCATACACTTTTAGCTATTCTGAGTTAAAGAATGCTACAAATGACTTCAATATTGACAACAAGCTTGGAGAAGGAGGTTTTGGACCTGTTTATAAG GGGATACTCAATGATGGAACAGTTATTGCTGTGAAACAACTATCACTAGGATCCCATCAAGGAAAGAGTCAGTTCATAGCTGAGATTGCGACAATATCTGCTGTACAACATCGTAATCTTGTCAAATTATATGGATGTTGCATTGAAGGGAGTAAAAGACTTCTTGTCTACGAGTATCTAGAAAATAAGAGTCTTGATCAAGCATTATTTG GAAAAGCATTATCCCTCAACTGGTCCACGCGCTACGATATCTGCTTGGGTGTTGCACGAGGTTTAACTTATTTACATGAAGAGTCACGACTCCGTATTGTACACCGTGATGTGAAGGCTAGCAATATTCTTCTTGATCATGAGCTGGTCCCGAAattatctgattttggtttggccAAATTATATGATGATAAAAAGACTCATATAAGCACTCGTGTGGCTGGGACAAT TGGATATCTTGCGCCGGAGTATGCCATGCGTGGACACCTTACCGAGAAAGCAGATGTTTTTTCCTTCGGGGTTATGGCTCTAGAGTTAGTTAGTGGGAGGCCAAATTCTGATGCAAGTTTGGAAGGAGAGAAGATGTATCTTCTGGAATGG GCTTGGAAGCTTCATGAAAACAACAACGTAACTGATCTGGTAGATCCTGGACTCTCCGaattcaacaaggaagaagcaAGACGCGTTGTGGGAATAGCACTTTTGTGCACTCAAACATCGCCAACTTTGCGGCCATCAATGTCGCGTGTGGTGGCAATGCTTTCAGGAGATATTGAAGTGAGCGCTGTAACTTCAAGGCCTGGATACCTGACCGACTGGAAATTCGATGATGTGTCCAGTTTTATGACTGACATTGCAACCAAAGGAACAGATGCAAGTTATTACAATTCAACAGCAAGTACCAGCGTGGTTGGTGGTGCAGGCTTTTCACCAATAGATCCTTCTACATCTATGCTTCATGATTTGAATGAGGGTAGGTGA